In Sporichthya polymorpha DSM 43042, a genomic segment contains:
- the deoC gene encoding deoxyribose-phosphate aldolase, whose product MSLPRERLVQLLTLTDLTSLELTDTPETIAALCARARRPDPTDSGVPPVAAVCVYPWLVKVAAAEVAGTSVAVASVAGNFPTGVATIAEKVAETEQAIADGATEIDLVVDHVAFASGAEQALFEEVAAVRAASAGVRLKVILETGALGAPERIRRAADLALDAGADLLKTSTGKGHPGASPEAAGILWTAASEYAVRRGRRVGVKVSGGVRTPADALTYLEQAETALGAAATPATFRIGASALVDALVTALVTARRP is encoded by the coding sequence GTGTCCCTTCCCCGCGAGCGCCTCGTCCAGCTGCTGACCCTGACCGACCTCACGAGCCTCGAGCTCACCGACACCCCCGAGACGATCGCCGCCCTGTGCGCCCGCGCGCGGCGGCCGGACCCCACGGACTCCGGCGTCCCGCCGGTGGCCGCGGTGTGCGTCTACCCGTGGCTGGTGAAGGTCGCTGCCGCCGAGGTCGCCGGGACGTCGGTCGCGGTCGCGAGCGTCGCGGGCAACTTCCCCACCGGCGTGGCCACGATCGCCGAGAAGGTCGCGGAGACCGAGCAGGCGATCGCCGACGGCGCGACCGAGATCGACCTCGTCGTCGACCATGTCGCCTTCGCGAGCGGCGCCGAGCAGGCGCTGTTCGAGGAGGTCGCGGCCGTGCGCGCGGCGTCCGCCGGCGTCCGGCTCAAGGTGATCCTGGAGACCGGTGCGCTCGGCGCCCCGGAGCGCATCCGCCGGGCCGCGGACCTCGCCCTCGACGCCGGCGCCGACCTGCTGAAGACCTCGACCGGCAAGGGCCACCCCGGCGCCTCTCCCGAGGCCGCCGGCATCCTCTGGACCGCCGCGAGCGAGTACGCCGTCCGCCGCGGCCGCCGCGTCGGCGTGAAGGTCTCCGGCGGCGTTCGGACCCCCGCGGACGCCCTCACCTACCTCGAGCAGGCCGAGACCGCCCTCGGCGCCGCCGCGACCCCCGCGACGTTCCGGATCGGCGCCTCCGCCCTCGTCGACGCCCTCGTCACCGCCCTCGTCACCGCCCGGCGCCCCTGA
- a CDS encoding osmoprotectant NAGGN system M42 family peptidase codes for MTASAPTPKVLPIDDEWMRELMLKLLLIPSPTGRTDQIMHCLGEVLTELEIPFELTRRGALLATLRGQRHAPSRAVVVHSDTIGMAVRHLKPNGRLQVVPIGTHSARFSEGARVTIFTDDPQVSYSGTVLPLKASGHAYDDEVDTQGVGWDHVEVRVDEPVHSKADLAALGIQVGDFVAHHALPEITPNGYVKSRHLDDKAGVAAALAAFKAVRDAKVDIPVTARLLITIAEEVGHGASHGLHADVAEMVSIDSAVVAPVQESIETGVTVAMQDMTGPFDFHLTRKLLALCAEHGLEHRRDVFHHYRSDVAAAIEAGAEMRAALIGFGTDATHGHERTTLSAIRSVAELTALYLQSDLTFADWDTTRLGTLEDFPSEEQPAPAQHTVESSGQA; via the coding sequence ATGACGGCGTCCGCGCCGACACCCAAGGTGCTCCCGATCGACGACGAGTGGATGCGCGAGCTGATGCTCAAGCTCCTGTTGATCCCGAGCCCGACCGGGCGCACCGACCAGATCATGCACTGCCTGGGCGAGGTGCTCACCGAGCTCGAGATTCCGTTCGAGCTCACCCGTCGTGGCGCCCTGCTCGCGACCTTGCGCGGCCAGCGACACGCGCCGTCACGCGCCGTCGTGGTCCACTCCGACACGATCGGGATGGCGGTCCGCCACCTCAAGCCGAACGGGCGCCTGCAGGTCGTGCCGATCGGCACGCACAGCGCGCGGTTCTCCGAGGGCGCGCGGGTCACGATCTTCACCGACGACCCGCAGGTGTCCTACTCGGGCACGGTGCTCCCGCTCAAGGCGAGCGGGCACGCCTACGACGACGAGGTCGACACGCAGGGCGTCGGCTGGGACCACGTCGAGGTCCGCGTCGACGAGCCCGTCCACTCGAAGGCGGACCTCGCAGCACTCGGCATCCAGGTCGGCGACTTCGTCGCGCACCACGCACTGCCGGAGATCACGCCCAACGGGTACGTGAAATCCCGTCACCTCGACGACAAGGCCGGGGTCGCGGCCGCGCTGGCAGCGTTCAAGGCCGTCCGCGACGCCAAGGTCGACATCCCCGTCACGGCGCGGCTGCTGATCACGATCGCCGAGGAGGTCGGCCACGGCGCGAGCCACGGCCTGCACGCGGACGTCGCCGAGATGGTGTCGATCGACTCGGCCGTCGTCGCCCCGGTCCAGGAGTCGATCGAGACGGGCGTGACCGTCGCGATGCAGGACATGACCGGTCCGTTCGACTTCCACCTGACCCGCAAGCTGCTCGCCCTCTGCGCCGAGCACGGGCTCGAACACCGGCGCGACGTCTTCCACCACTACCGCTCGGACGTCGCCGCGGCCATCGAGGCCGGGGCGGAGATGCGCGCGGCGCTGATCGGGTTCGGCACCGACGCCACCCACGGCCACGAGCGGACGACGCTCAGCGCGATCCGCAGCGTCGCGGAGCTGACGGCGCTGTACCTGCAGTCCGACCTCACGTTCGCCGACTGGGACACCACCCGGCTCGGCACGCTCGAGGACTTCCCGAGCGAGGAGCAGCCGGCCCCCGCGCAGCACACGGTCGAGTCGAGCGGCCAGGCCTAG